A region of Jaculus jaculus isolate mJacJac1 chromosome 16, mJacJac1.mat.Y.cur, whole genome shotgun sequence DNA encodes the following proteins:
- the LOC123455354 gene encoding zinc finger protein 157-like, which yields MGALSTRCQSGPGAGLGARPMGARSTRIAAGGAASAVRAFVSERAARPAARGRRDRFLPGVWGLRFPLCGPSHRAAGERTEPLALGTPDMELVSFEDIAVDFTRQEWQDLDVAQRNLYRDVMLENYHSLVFLGNCRTKPVLIFKLEHGFAPWSVEENSIQRLSELKSQQKIIWTKLHDVWTFKQCQNAERPYEVNEYENVFSKKPKLTMFQRTDISKKPYKYNKHGKSFLVKSDHNTHQKIHTGEKPYKCTECGKACASKSNLSVHQRTHTGKMPYECNECGKVFIFKSRLTVHQRTHTGEKPYECKQCGKAFILKSRLTVHQRTHTSEKTYDCNKCGKSFIFKSYLSNHQRIHTEEKPYLCHECGKSFITKSYLRKHQRVHTGEKPYACHECGKAFLQKSNQIRHQIIHTDQKPYECKECGIPFLTKSYLNNHQRIHARKNPCECN from the exons ATGGGCGCGCTGTCCACCCGCTGTCAGtcagggccgggggcggggctcgGGGCTCGTCCAATGGGCGCGCGGTCCACCCGGATCGCGGCGGGCGGGGCGGCTTCCGCAGTGCGCGCCTTTGTGTCGGAGCGCGCGGCCCGTCCTGCAGCTCGGGGACGCCGGGACCGTTTCCTTCCTGGAGTTTGGGGGCTTCGGTTCCCACTGTGCGGCCCGAGCCACCGTGCGGCGGGAGAGCGGACGGAGCCGCTGGCGTTGGGGACGCCGGACATG GAGTTGGTATCATTTGAAGACATAGCTGTGGACTTCACCCGACAAGAGTGGCAGGACCTGGATGTTGCTCAGCGAAACCTCTACagggatgtgatgctggagaactaccaCAGCCTGGTGTTCTTGG GGAACTGTAGGACCAAACCAGTTTTGATTTTTAAGTTGGAGCATGGATTTGCACCATGGAGTGTAGAAGAAAACTCAATTCAGAGACTTTCAG AATTGAAAAGTCAGCAGAAAATCATTTGGACAAAGCTTCATGATGTGTGGACCTTTAAACAATGCCAGAATGCTGAGAGGCCATATGAAGTTAATGAATATGAGAATGTTTtctccaaaaagccaaaactcACTATGTTTCAGAGAACTGATATAAGTAAGAAGCCATATAAATACAATAAGCATGGGAAATCTTTCCTTGTTAAATCTGACCATAATACACATCAGAAAATCCATACAGGAGAGAAgccatataaatgtactgaatgtgggaaagcttgtGCGTCGAAGTCAAATCTCAGTGTGCAccagagaacacatacaggtaagatgccatatgaatgtaatgaatgtgggaaagtcTTCATCTTCAAGTCACGGCTCACTGTGCACCAGAGAACTCACAccggtgagaagccatatgaatgtaagcAGTGTGGGAAAGCTTTTATCCTCAAATCACGActcactgtgcatcagagaactcatacaaGTGAGAAGACATATGATTGTAATAAATGTGGGAAAAGTTTCATATTCAAGTCTTATCTCAGTAATCACCAAAGAATCCATACAGAGGAGAAGCCATATTTATGTCATGAGTGTGGGAAAAGTTTCATAACCAAGTCATATCTCAGAAAGCACCAAAGAGTCCATACAGGGGAGAAGCCATATGCATgtcatgaatgtgggaaagcattCCTACAAAAGTCAAATCAAATTAGGCACCAGATAATTCATACAGATcagaagccctatgaatgtaaggaatgtgggaTACCTTTTCTTACCAAATCATATCTTAATAATCATCAGAGAATTCATGCAAGGAAGAATCCATGTGAATGTAATTGA